The following are encoded together in the Pseudomonas sp. KBS0710 genome:
- the clsB gene encoding cardiolipin synthase ClsB, whose translation MSVAVEHIATDQPPDDAKARDLDYGWQPGNRIELLENGEAYFPAVFEAMRQAQREILLETFILFEDKVGHELQGILIEAAQRGVKVIVSLDGFGCGELSPAFLGELAEAGVTVQMFDPAAKIVGIRTNWFRRLHRKIVVVDAAVGFIGGINFSADHLADFGPEAKQDYAVQVSGPAVADLHHFALAQSGRQVRTRRGWRRRQQRPSPWPTLTDDGLVRLIYRDNLQHRDDIEEAYIHALSKAQKRAVIANAYFFPGYRLLREIRNAARRGVQVQLIMQGQPDVLLAKLAARMLYDYLLKDGVVIHEYCQRPLHGKVALVDDDWSTVGSSNLDPLSLSLNLEANVLIRDHAFNQQLYQSLETLARNHCQTMPEKRKPRLWLWRLTVGFLVFHVMRHFPALTGWLPAHKPRLKPFESQAHEH comes from the coding sequence ATGAGTGTCGCCGTGGAACACATCGCCACCGACCAACCGCCGGATGATGCCAAGGCCCGCGACCTCGATTACGGCTGGCAGCCGGGCAACCGCATTGAGCTGCTGGAGAACGGCGAGGCGTACTTTCCCGCCGTCTTCGAGGCCATGCGCCAGGCGCAGCGGGAGATCTTGCTGGAGACCTTTATTCTGTTCGAAGACAAGGTTGGCCATGAACTGCAAGGCATCCTGATTGAGGCGGCGCAACGTGGCGTAAAGGTGATCGTCAGCCTCGATGGGTTTGGCTGCGGTGAGCTGAGCCCAGCCTTTCTCGGTGAACTGGCCGAGGCTGGGGTGACGGTGCAAATGTTTGACCCGGCAGCCAAGATAGTGGGTATTCGCACCAACTGGTTCCGTCGCCTGCACCGCAAGATTGTAGTGGTGGACGCCGCCGTGGGGTTTATCGGCGGGATCAATTTTTCGGCCGACCACTTGGCTGATTTCGGCCCCGAAGCCAAGCAGGATTATGCCGTGCAAGTGAGCGGCCCGGCCGTGGCGGACCTGCATCATTTCGCCCTCGCCCAAAGTGGCCGCCAGGTACGCACGCGACGCGGCTGGCGACGGCGCCAGCAACGACCGTCACCGTGGCCGACGCTCACCGACGACGGCCTGGTGCGCCTGATTTACCGCGATAACCTGCAACACCGTGATGACATTGAAGAGGCCTATATACACGCCTTGAGCAAGGCGCAAAAACGCGCGGTGATTGCCAACGCCTACTTCTTCCCCGGCTACCGCCTGCTGCGTGAAATCCGCAATGCCGCGCGGCGTGGCGTGCAGGTGCAACTGATCATGCAGGGCCAGCCCGATGTGCTGCTGGCCAAGCTCGCGGCGCGCATGCTGTATGACTATCTGCTCAAGGATGGCGTGGTGATTCATGAGTATTGCCAGCGCCCTCTGCACGGCAAAGTGGCCTTGGTGGATGACGACTGGAGCACCGTGGGTTCGAGCAACCTGGACCCACTGAGCCTGTCGCTGAACCTGGAGGCCAACGTGCTGATTCGTGACCACGCGTTCAATCAACAGCTGTACCAGAGCCTGGAAACACTGGCGCGCAATCATTGCCAGACCATGCCGGAAAAGCGCAAGCCGCGCCTGTGGTTGTGGCGATTGACCGTCGGCTTTTTGGTGTTCCATGTGATGCGGCACTTCCCCGCGCTGACGGGCTGGCTGCCGGCACACAAACCGCGCCTCAAGCCATTCGAGAGCCAGGCCCATGAGCACTGA
- a CDS encoding lysylphosphatidylglycerol synthase domain-containing protein: MSTESGDSRLKRWKKPLTIAFFVLLIVLFTLLAQRIDWSEVLQTLADFKLRTLLIAGGLTLCSFLVYASFDLIGRTYIRQDLRWKQILPVGIISYAFNLNLSAWVGGIAMRYRLYSRLGVSTSNIAKILGLSLATNWFGYMAVAGVVFSSGLVTMPPGWKVSSGALQGIGVLLMLASLGYLAACQFAKKRAWSIKGIEINLPSLRMACLQLALGALNWSLMAAVIFTLLPAKLDYPLVLGVLLISAIAGVITHIPAGLGVLEAVFIALMQHEASRGSLLAGLIAYRAIYFILPLLVALVMYLAVEAKAKALRVKKTPA; encoded by the coding sequence ATGAGCACTGAAAGCGGCGACTCGCGGCTCAAGCGCTGGAAGAAACCGCTGACTATTGCGTTCTTTGTGCTGCTGATTGTGCTGTTCACCCTGCTCGCGCAGCGCATCGACTGGAGCGAAGTGCTGCAGACGCTGGCGGACTTCAAGCTGCGCACGCTGTTGATCGCCGGCGGGCTGACGTTGTGCAGTTTTCTTGTCTACGCCAGCTTCGACCTGATCGGCCGTACTTACATTCGCCAGGATTTACGCTGGAAGCAGATCCTGCCGGTAGGGATCATCAGCTATGCCTTCAACCTCAACCTGAGCGCGTGGGTCGGCGGCATTGCCATGCGCTATCGGCTGTATTCGCGGCTCGGGGTGAGCACCAGCAATATTGCCAAGATTCTTGGGTTGAGCCTGGCCACCAACTGGTTTGGCTATATGGCCGTGGCCGGTGTGGTGTTCAGCAGTGGTTTGGTGACCATGCCGCCGGGTTGGAAAGTCAGCAGCGGCGCGTTGCAAGGCATTGGCGTGCTGCTGATGCTGGCCAGCCTGGGTTATCTGGCGGCCTGCCAGTTTGCAAAGAAACGCGCTTGGTCGATCAAGGGCATCGAGATCAACTTGCCGTCGTTACGCATGGCCTGTTTGCAACTGGCACTGGGTGCGTTGAATTGGTCGTTGATGGCAGCGGTGATCTTTACGTTGCTGCCCGCCAAGCTGGATTACCCGCTGGTACTGGGTGTGCTGCTGATCAGCGCGATTGCCGGGGTGATCACCCACATCCCGGCCGGGCTCGGGGTGCTGGAGGCAGTGTTTATCGCGCTGATGCAGCATGAGGCGTCGCGGGGCAGTTTGCTTGCAGGGCTGATTGCCTACCGGGCGATCTACTTTATTTTGCCGCTGCTGGTGGCGTTGGTGATGTACCTGGCCGTGGAGGCTAAGGCCAAGGCGTTGCGGGTGAAGAAGACACCGGCTTGA
- a CDS encoding endonuclease/exonuclease/phosphatase family protein gives MAAIADWVPVTPSTAITRFTVLTVNIHKGFTALNRRFILPELREAVRSVGADMVFLQEIHGTHERHPQRYSDWPKMPQYEFLADSIWPQFAYGRNAVYPHGDHGNALLSKFQIIRYDNLDISQSGHESRGLLHCVLRLPGSGQEVHAICMHLGLREVHRQQQLRLLEQRIAEIPADAALIVAGDFNDWRQKADLSQSGLREVFIEAHGKPARTFPARLPLLPLDRIYVRNLKVHNPKALTTRPWSHLSDHVPLSVEIEL, from the coding sequence ATGGCTGCGATTGCCGACTGGGTGCCCGTTACGCCCAGCACCGCCATCACCCGCTTCACCGTGCTGACGGTGAATATCCATAAGGGTTTCACCGCGTTGAACCGACGCTTCATCCTGCCCGAGTTGCGAGAGGCGGTGCGCAGCGTGGGCGCCGACATGGTGTTCCTGCAGGAAATCCACGGCACCCATGAGCGGCACCCGCAGCGTTACAGCGACTGGCCGAAGATGCCTCAGTATGAGTTCCTCGCCGACAGCATCTGGCCGCAGTTCGCCTACGGCCGCAACGCGGTCTACCCGCATGGCGACCACGGCAACGCGCTGCTGTCCAAATTCCAGATCATCCGCTACGACAACCTCGACATTTCCCAGAGCGGCCATGAAAGCCGTGGCCTGCTGCATTGCGTGCTGCGCTTGCCGGGCAGCGGCCAGGAGGTGCATGCGATCTGCATGCACCTGGGCCTGCGCGAAGTGCATCGCCAGCAGCAATTGCGGCTGCTGGAGCAGCGCATCGCCGAGATTCCGGCTGACGCGGCGCTGATCGTCGCCGGTGATTTCAATGACTGGCGCCAGAAGGCCGACCTGAGCCAGAGCGGGCTCAGGGAGGTGTTTATCGAGGCCCATGGCAAACCGGCGCGCACCTTTCCGGCGCGCTTGCCGTTGCTGCCTTTGGATCGCATCTATGTGCGCAACCTCAAGGTGCATAACCCCAAGGCGCTGACGACACGGCCGTGGTCCCATCTGTCAGACCACGTGCCGTTGTCGGTGGAGATTGAGCTATGA
- a CDS encoding S9 family peptidase — translation MTARSESIAIDIDDEQMSGTFLSPKSKVPGVLLVHGWGGSQERDLERAKGIAGLGCVCLTFDLRGHAGTGIPLSRVTREDNLRDLLAAYDRLLSHPAIDTSAVAVVGTSYGGYLAAILTSLRPVRWLALRVPALYRDQEWLKPKRELDKADLMDYRSTLVHAETNRALHACAKFSGDVLIVESETDDHVPHATIMSYRAACQNTHSLTHRIIDGADHSLSDPVSQQAYTSILVDWITEMVVGERLSIIQSR, via the coding sequence ATGACGGCTAGAAGCGAAAGCATTGCGATCGACATCGACGACGAACAGATGAGCGGCACCTTCCTGAGTCCCAAATCCAAAGTCCCCGGCGTGTTGTTAGTACACGGCTGGGGCGGCAGCCAGGAGCGCGACCTGGAGCGCGCCAAGGGCATCGCCGGCTTAGGCTGCGTGTGCCTGACCTTCGACCTGCGCGGCCATGCCGGCACCGGCATTCCCTTATCGCGCGTCACCCGTGAAGACAACCTGCGCGACCTGCTGGCGGCCTACGACCGTCTGCTCTCACACCCCGCCATCGACACCTCGGCCGTGGCCGTGGTGGGCACCAGTTATGGCGGCTACCTGGCGGCGATTCTCACTTCATTGCGCCCGGTGCGCTGGCTGGCGCTGCGCGTGCCGGCGTTGTACCGCGACCAGGAATGGCTCAAGCCCAAGCGCGAGCTGGATAAGGCCGACCTGATGGATTACCGCAGCACCCTGGTGCATGCCGAGACCAATCGCGCCCTGCATGCCTGCGCCAAGTTCAGCGGTGACGTGCTGATCGTCGAATCCGAAACCGACGACCATGTGCCCCATGCCACCATCATGAGTTACCGCGCGGCCTGCCAGAACACCCATTCGCTGACCCATCGGATCATCGATGGCGCCGACCATTCGTTGAGCGACCCGGTGTCGCAGCAGGCCTACACCTCGATCCTGGTGGACTGGATTACCGAAATGGTGGTGGGGGAGCGGTTGAGCATTATTCAATCACGCTGA